In one Capricornis sumatraensis isolate serow.1 chromosome 1, serow.2, whole genome shotgun sequence genomic region, the following are encoded:
- the CLEC4F gene encoding C-type lectin domain family 4 member F isoform X1: MKEAETRADSVHFCTDNQSVCLSSQGLDPMAVVPAAPRMPRRLQATLASLGVFLVSCLVALFIVVLQHPRPALETSAYFQEFLGDNHTGQFLKEPDYPYHSVRVAEFQEAVQLFKGHLENASTWSVGIQLLTCRVDNVSSQIQMLGGDLESASADIQMLKGLLKDASTLSFQTQLLKSSLEETTSKIQKLQGDLEEANGSNSQIQSFFKSSLENTSIELLVLNRGLENANMEIQVLKAGLETANAEVRLANGSLKNVNAQIHVLRGNMDSVSDLRAHHQVLRSSLENTTAEMQRLKGSLQNANALNSQTQIFIRGSLDNTSAQIQVLRSHLERAGGEIHLLKRDLENVTAQTQTASSHLEQTDAEMRVLKTELESAIALSSKIQVLNGLLRNASQEIQTLKQGMKDATALQSQTQMLERRLQEARTEIRTLKKDLGNTKTLTATIQEQQRSLESFRTALASQEQLQRTQNQLLLLFLQGGKFYSGNLYYFSSAKKTWQEAEQFCVSHGAHLASVTSEEEQAFLTQSTGSVYYWIGLTDRGTEDHWRWTDGTAFNRATSRAFWAENQPDNWQHGIERSEDCVQMQQKWNDISCSTLSPWICKKPVSQL; the protein is encoded by the exons ATGAAGGAAGCAGAGACGAGAGCTGACTCGGTCCACTTCTGCACAGACAACCAGAGTGTCTGCCTGTCCTCCCAAG GACTGGACCCCATGGCAGTGGTTCCTGCAGCCCCCAGGATGCCCAGGCGTTTGCAGGCCACCCTGGCCTCTTTGGGTGTGTTTTTGGTCTCCTGTCTTGTGGCTCTCTTCATTGTGG TTCTACAGCACCCAAGACCTGCACTGGAGACATCTGCTTACTTCCAAGAGTTTCTGGGAGACAACCATACTGGGCAGTTTCTCAAGGAACCCGACT ATCCCTACCACTCTGTCAGAGTGGCGGAGTTCCAAGAGGCTGTCCAGCTGTTTAAAGGACACCTGGAGAATGCCAGCACCTGGAGCGTGGGGATCCAGCTATTGACGTGCAGAGTAGACAATGTCAGTTCTCAGATCCAGATGCTCGGCGGTGATCTGGAAAGTGCCAGTGCTGACATCCAGATGCTAAAAGGCCTCCTGAAGGACGCCAGTACCTTGAGTTTCCAGACCCAGCTGTTAAAGAGTTCCTTGGAGGAGACTACTTCTAAGATTCAGAAGCTACAGGGAGATCTAGAAGAGGCAAATGGTTCAAATTCCCAGATCCAGAGTTTCTTTAAAAGCAGTTTGGAAAACACTAGCATCGAGCTCCTTGTGTTAAACAGAGGCTTAGAAAATGCCAACATGGAGATCCAGGTGTTGAAGGCAGGGTTAGAAACGGCAAACGCTGAGGTCCGATTGGCAAACGGTAGTTTAAAGAATGTTAATGCCCAGATCCATGTTTTAAGAGGTAATATGGATAGTGTCAGTGATTTAAGGGCCCACCATCAGGTTTTAAGGAGTAGTTTGGAAAACACCACTGCTGAGATGCAGAGGTTAAAGGGAAGTCTGCAAAATGCAAATGCTTTAAATTCTCAGACCCAGATCTTTATAAGAGGCAGTTTAGACAACACCAGTGCTCAGATCCAGGTGTTAAGAAGTCATTTGGAAAGGGCTGGAGGTGAGATTCACTTGTTAAAAAGAGATTTGGAAAATGTTACCGCCCAGACCCAAACAGCAAGCAGTCACCTGGAGCAGACAGATGCTGAGATGAGAGTATTAAAAACAGAGCTAGAAAGTGCCATTGCCTTAAGTTCCAAGATTCAGGTGTTAAATGGTCTTTTGAGAAATGCCAGCCAAGAGATACAGACCTTAAAACAAGGAATGAAGGATGCCACAGCCTTACAGTCCCAGACCCAAATGTTAGAGAGACGTCTGCAGGAGGCCAGAACTGAGATCCGGACGTTAAAAAAGGATTTGGGGAACACCAAAACACTGACGGCCACAATCCAGGAGCAGCAGAGAAGCTTGGAGTCCTTCCGCACAGCCTTGGCTTCACAGGAGCAGCTCCAGAGGACCCAAA ATCAGCTTCTCCTGCTGTTCCTGCAAGGCGGGAAGTTCTACAGTGGGAACTTGTATTACTTTTCTTCTGCCAAGAAGACGTGGCAGGAGGCTGAGCAGTTCTGTGTGTCCCATGGAGCCCACCTGGCCTCGGTGACCTCGGAGGAGGAGCAG GCATTTCTGACACAGTCCACGGGTTCTGTTTACTACTGGATTGGCCTCACTGACCGCGGTACGGAGGACCACTGGCGCTGGACAGATGGCACAGCATTCAATCGTGCCACGAGCCGTGC GTTTTGGGCTGAGAATCAGCCGGACAACTGGCAACACGGTATTGAGCGGTCAGAAGACTGTGTCCAAATGCAGCAGAAGTGGAATGACATATCCTGCTCCACTCTCTCCCCCTGGATCTGCAAGAAGCCTGTGAGCCAGCTGTAG
- the CLEC4F gene encoding C-type lectin domain family 4 member F isoform X2 translates to MKEAETRADSVHFCTDNQSVCLSSQGLDPMAVVPAAPRMPRRLQATLASLGVFLVSCLVALFIVVLQHPRPALETSAYFQEFLGDNHTGQFLKEPDYPYHSVRVAEFQEAVQLFKGHLENASTWSVGIQLLTCRVDNVSSQIQMLGGDLESASADIQMLKGLLKDASTLSFQTQLLKSSLEETTSKIQKLQGDLEEANGSNSQIQSFFKSSLENTSIELLVLNRGLENANMEIQVLKAGLETANAEVRLANGSLKNVNAQIHVLRGNMDSVSDLRAHHQVLRSSLENTTAEMQRLKGSLQNANALNSQTQIFIRGSLDNTSAQIQVLRSHLERAGGEIHLLKRDLENVTAQTQTASSHLEQTDAEMRVLKTELESAIALSSKIQVLNGLLRNASQEIQTLKQGMKDATALQSQTQMLERRLQEARTEIRTLKKDLGNTKTLTATIQEQQRSLESFRTALASQEQLQRTQNQLLLLFLQGGKFYSGNLYYFSSAKKTWQEAEQFCVSHGAHLASVTSEEEQAFLTQSTGSVYYWIGLTDRGTEDHWRWTDGTAFNRATSRFGLRISRTTGNTVLSGQKTVSKCSRSGMTYPAPLSPPGSARSL, encoded by the exons ATGAAGGAAGCAGAGACGAGAGCTGACTCGGTCCACTTCTGCACAGACAACCAGAGTGTCTGCCTGTCCTCCCAAG GACTGGACCCCATGGCAGTGGTTCCTGCAGCCCCCAGGATGCCCAGGCGTTTGCAGGCCACCCTGGCCTCTTTGGGTGTGTTTTTGGTCTCCTGTCTTGTGGCTCTCTTCATTGTGG TTCTACAGCACCCAAGACCTGCACTGGAGACATCTGCTTACTTCCAAGAGTTTCTGGGAGACAACCATACTGGGCAGTTTCTCAAGGAACCCGACT ATCCCTACCACTCTGTCAGAGTGGCGGAGTTCCAAGAGGCTGTCCAGCTGTTTAAAGGACACCTGGAGAATGCCAGCACCTGGAGCGTGGGGATCCAGCTATTGACGTGCAGAGTAGACAATGTCAGTTCTCAGATCCAGATGCTCGGCGGTGATCTGGAAAGTGCCAGTGCTGACATCCAGATGCTAAAAGGCCTCCTGAAGGACGCCAGTACCTTGAGTTTCCAGACCCAGCTGTTAAAGAGTTCCTTGGAGGAGACTACTTCTAAGATTCAGAAGCTACAGGGAGATCTAGAAGAGGCAAATGGTTCAAATTCCCAGATCCAGAGTTTCTTTAAAAGCAGTTTGGAAAACACTAGCATCGAGCTCCTTGTGTTAAACAGAGGCTTAGAAAATGCCAACATGGAGATCCAGGTGTTGAAGGCAGGGTTAGAAACGGCAAACGCTGAGGTCCGATTGGCAAACGGTAGTTTAAAGAATGTTAATGCCCAGATCCATGTTTTAAGAGGTAATATGGATAGTGTCAGTGATTTAAGGGCCCACCATCAGGTTTTAAGGAGTAGTTTGGAAAACACCACTGCTGAGATGCAGAGGTTAAAGGGAAGTCTGCAAAATGCAAATGCTTTAAATTCTCAGACCCAGATCTTTATAAGAGGCAGTTTAGACAACACCAGTGCTCAGATCCAGGTGTTAAGAAGTCATTTGGAAAGGGCTGGAGGTGAGATTCACTTGTTAAAAAGAGATTTGGAAAATGTTACCGCCCAGACCCAAACAGCAAGCAGTCACCTGGAGCAGACAGATGCTGAGATGAGAGTATTAAAAACAGAGCTAGAAAGTGCCATTGCCTTAAGTTCCAAGATTCAGGTGTTAAATGGTCTTTTGAGAAATGCCAGCCAAGAGATACAGACCTTAAAACAAGGAATGAAGGATGCCACAGCCTTACAGTCCCAGACCCAAATGTTAGAGAGACGTCTGCAGGAGGCCAGAACTGAGATCCGGACGTTAAAAAAGGATTTGGGGAACACCAAAACACTGACGGCCACAATCCAGGAGCAGCAGAGAAGCTTGGAGTCCTTCCGCACAGCCTTGGCTTCACAGGAGCAGCTCCAGAGGACCCAAA ATCAGCTTCTCCTGCTGTTCCTGCAAGGCGGGAAGTTCTACAGTGGGAACTTGTATTACTTTTCTTCTGCCAAGAAGACGTGGCAGGAGGCTGAGCAGTTCTGTGTGTCCCATGGAGCCCACCTGGCCTCGGTGACCTCGGAGGAGGAGCAG GCATTTCTGACACAGTCCACGGGTTCTGTTTACTACTGGATTGGCCTCACTGACCGCGGTACGGAGGACCACTGGCGCTGGACAGATGGCACAGCATTCAATCGTGCCACGAGCC GTTTTGGGCTGAGAATCAGCCGGACAACTGGCAACACGGTATTGAGCGGTCAGAAGACTGTGTCCAAATGCAGCAGAAGTGGAATGACATATCCTGCTCCACTCTCTCCCCCTGGATCTGCAAGAAGCCTGTGA
- the CD207 gene encoding C-type lectin domain family 4 member K produces the protein MKAADSEVADAHFRVDKQNVSLWPPDPPPKTCPSQVLGRLLTVRAVVVFLTLVTVTSVLLQAILYPWFMGTISDVKTNAQLLKGRVDNISSLSSEIKRNRGALVAVGFQVQMVNASLDRISSQIRRLETGLKEASAQLQVLTSSWEAVDELNAQIPGLKQDLDKASALNAKVRELQSGLESISKLLQQQNDILQVVSQGWKYFRGHFYYFSQISKTWYSAQQMCISRDSHLTSVTSEREQEFLYRTAGGLPYWIGLTKAGSEGDWHWVDGTPFNKVQSEKFWIPGEPNNYGNNEHCVNLKMSSLRSWNDASCDNTFPFICKRSYKPSEP, from the exons ATGAAGGCTGCCGACAGCGAGGTCGCCGACGCGCACTTCAGGGTGGACAAGCAGAACGTCTCCCTCTGGCCCCCAG ACCCTCCTCCCAAGACGTGTCCGTCCCAGGTTCTGGGGAGACTCCTCACGGTCCGCGCTGTGGTCGTCTTCCTGACGCTGGTCACGGTCACCTCTGTCCTGCTGCAGGCCATTCTCT ATCCCTGGTTTATGGGCACAATATCAGATGTCAAGACCAACGCCCAGTTGCTAAAAGGTCGTGTGGACAACATCAGCTCCCTGAGTTCTGAGATCAAGAGGAACAGAGGTGCCCTGGTGGCAGTGGGCTTTCAGGTCCAGATGGTGAATGCCAGCTTGGACCGCATAAGCTCTCAGATCCGGAGGTTGGAAACAGGCTTGAAGGAAGCCAGTGCGCAGCTGCAGGTGCTAACAAGTAGTTGGGAAGCAGTCGATGAGTTAAATGCCCAAATCCCAGGGCTAAAACAAGATTTGGATAAAGCCAGTGCTTTAAATGCAAAGGTCCGGGAACTCCAGAGTGGTTTGGAGAGTATCAGCAAATTGCTTCAACAGCAAA ATGACATTCTCCAGGTGGTTTCTCAAGGCTGGAAGTACTTCAGGGGGCACTTCTATTACTTTTCTCAAATCTCGAAGACCTGGTACAGTGCCCAGCAGATGTGTATATCGAGGGACTCCCACCTGACCTCAGTGACCTCAGAGCGTGAACAG GAGTTCCTCTACAGGACAGCAGGCGGACTTCCCTACTGGATCGGCCTGACCAAAGCAGGAAGTGAGGGGGACTGGCACTGGGTGGATGGCACTCCATTCAACAAGGTCCAGAGTGAGAA GTTCTGGATTCCAGGCGAGCCCAACAACTATGGGAACAATGAACACTGCGTCAACCTAAAGATGTCCTCACTGCGGTCATGGAATGATGCCTCCTGTGACAATACATTTCCTTTTATCTGTAAGCGATCCTATAAACCATCAGAACCATGA